In a single window of the Pseudogemmatithrix spongiicola genome:
- a CDS encoding metal-sulfur cluster assembly factor has protein sequence MSDSETPTPAPTPAPTPAPAPSGSITEDQVKLALRRVKDPELNLNILDLGLIYGIAVEGNDVKIDMSLTSPGCPSGPEIMTDAENQLKAMEGIGTVSMNLVWSPPWTPDRIEPRVRAYLGF, from the coding sequence GTGAGCGACTCCGAAACCCCGACCCCCGCGCCGACCCCCGCGCCGACCCCCGCGCCAGCACCGAGCGGCAGCATCACCGAAGACCAGGTGAAGCTGGCGCTGCGGCGCGTGAAGGATCCCGAGCTCAATCTCAACATCCTCGATCTCGGGCTCATCTACGGCATCGCCGTCGAGGGCAACGACGTGAAGATCGATATGTCGCTCACGTCGCCGGGCTGCCCATCGGGGCCGGAGATCATGACCGACGCCGAGAATCAGCTGAAGGCGATGGAGGGCATCGGCACCGTATCCATGAACCTCGTGTGGTCGCCGCCGTGGACGCCGGATCGCATCGAGCCGCGCGTACGCGCGTATCTCGGGTTCTAG
- a CDS encoding serine hydrolase domain-containing protein: MLLSALFSLALVGDPVPVRAPRTVGMAADRLAEVDRIVTAGQRAGAYPGAAVIIGRRGAVVHQKGYGRLAWGTDAPPVDPARSVYDLASLTKAVCLTTAAMILYDEGKLPLDLKVQTVLPEFTGRWKERVTVAHLLTHRSGLPPGRRIAETATNPAQAREQVLTTRLNSMPGGVTDYTDLGPMVLGWTIERVSGMPLDRFCKTRIFEPLGMTQTTYLPPTAWRDRIAPTEMYPPRGYPLRGEVHDASAWALGGVSGNAGLFGTASDLAIFAQMMVNRGTYGGTRLLADSTVRRFTSLQAGNRTFGWMIASGEQGSGEFLSERTYGHAGYTGTSIWIDPDRELFVIILSNRVHDPRTVRAGVIMADVRHDVADAAALAITDDRTLAQVGWPRDFRVDQRPDWNPRTRALIRRPTTMPRAAAASSPNNSAQQ, from the coding sequence GTGCTGCTCTCCGCCCTCTTCAGCCTCGCCCTCGTCGGTGACCCGGTGCCCGTCCGTGCCCCTCGCACGGTCGGGATGGCGGCGGACCGTCTCGCCGAGGTGGACCGGATCGTGACGGCCGGCCAACGGGCGGGGGCGTATCCCGGCGCTGCCGTCATCATCGGCCGCCGAGGGGCCGTCGTGCACCAGAAGGGCTACGGCCGCTTGGCCTGGGGAACCGACGCGCCACCGGTGGACCCCGCGCGCAGCGTGTACGACCTCGCCTCGCTCACCAAGGCCGTCTGCCTCACGACGGCGGCGATGATCCTCTACGACGAAGGCAAGCTGCCGCTCGACCTCAAGGTCCAGACGGTGCTGCCGGAGTTTACGGGCCGTTGGAAGGAGCGCGTGACCGTGGCACACCTGCTCACGCATCGCTCCGGTCTGCCGCCCGGTCGCCGCATCGCCGAGACGGCGACGAATCCGGCGCAGGCGCGCGAGCAGGTGCTCACCACGCGGCTCAACTCGATGCCCGGTGGCGTCACCGACTACACGGACCTCGGCCCCATGGTCCTTGGCTGGACCATCGAGCGCGTGAGCGGCATGCCGCTCGACCGGTTCTGCAAGACGCGCATCTTCGAACCGCTGGGCATGACGCAGACGACGTATCTGCCGCCAACGGCCTGGCGCGACCGCATCGCGCCGACGGAGATGTATCCACCCCGCGGGTATCCGCTCCGCGGCGAGGTGCACGACGCGTCGGCGTGGGCGCTCGGCGGCGTGAGCGGCAACGCCGGCTTGTTCGGCACGGCCTCCGACCTCGCGATCTTCGCGCAGATGATGGTGAACCGCGGCACGTACGGCGGGACGCGCTTGCTCGCCGACTCCACGGTGCGCCGCTTCACCTCGCTGCAGGCCGGCAACCGGACCTTCGGCTGGATGATTGCCTCCGGCGAGCAGGGGTCGGGCGAGTTCCTCTCCGAGCGCACCTACGGGCATGCGGGCTACACGGGCACATCCATATGGATCGACCCCGATCGCGAGCTCTTCGTCATCATCCTCAGCAACCGCGTCCACGACCCGCGCACGGTGCGCGCCGGCGTCATCATGGCGGACGTGCGACACGACGTCGCCGACGCCGCCGCGCTCGCCATCACCGACGACCGCACGCTGGCGCAGGTGGGCTGGCCACGGGACTTCCGCGTGGACCAGCGCCCCGACTGGAACCCTCGCACACGCGCGCTGATTCGTCGTCCAACGACCATGCCGCGCGCCGCGGCCGCGTCGAGCCCCAACAACTCCGCGCAGCAGTGA
- a CDS encoding protein kinase domain-containing protein, protein MSTDLRARLTAALRERYAIERELGAGGMATVWLARDLRHEREVAIKVLHPDLGAALGGDRFLSEIKTTAKLQHPHILPLLDSGEADGLLFYVMPLVTGETLRARLAREQQLPLEDALLVAREVADALAHAHSQGVIHRDIKPENILLQGGHAVVADFGIALAVQTAGGARMTQTGLSLGTPQYMSPEQAMGERTIDARSDIYALGAVTYEMLTGEPPFAGASVQSIVAKVLTEKPVAPTALRDTIPPQVEAAVLRALAKLPADRFATAASFSEALRAPSPPTVAGAAPSHSGAPAAASMRAARWPLVAGVTVALLGLAGGAWLGADREAGASGLALPLVLEVDGRGPDLRRFTVSSDGEAVAIAMDDGIAVRERGSRAYRLLPGTDGAESPSFSPDGAWIAYSASGALRKVSMRGGAPIAVLSADTLDGSRVRYGRQGQLAFEGRGGLWVVSPDGAEVRRLVTAADGSAPRFTPDGRGLFYVDERQGSRLMYYDLERDDTTQVLAQASEGELTDDGYLLFGHPQGGLFAVEFDQGARKVVGAPVPIAADMAVSSAISPFAVTARGLLVYLVGSDPAVRIVVQSAGGRLDTLPLPPQTVSYLRFSPDGSRLALTRGSARGSLRETQIYDFASKTLTRFAAVGGPHAPVWSPDGRELAFTATDSASDAEDLFAQPLDGSSPVRRLARRPGDQHGFSWVNDSTLVFADGSPANAMRGHSAIVVLDPRRERSERDFLRGAYNGLMPAVSPDGRWIVYASDEGGPTEVYLRPFPAVGSGAQWKLSSGYGFAPRWSGDGRSVYYVAAGGRDRTIPSLFRVSVSLGANVAVGTPVRVAVPEGLVGNWDVDRAGRMVFAVREGEGDTQLIAIPDWRALLRSQR, encoded by the coding sequence ATCTCGACTGACCTGCGTGCGCGGCTGACGGCGGCGCTTCGCGAGCGCTACGCGATCGAGCGCGAGCTCGGCGCCGGCGGCATGGCCACCGTTTGGTTGGCGCGCGACCTGCGGCATGAGCGTGAGGTGGCGATCAAGGTGTTGCACCCCGACCTCGGGGCGGCACTGGGCGGCGATCGGTTCTTGAGCGAGATCAAGACCACCGCGAAGCTGCAGCATCCGCACATCTTGCCGTTGCTCGACAGCGGCGAAGCGGACGGGCTGCTGTTTTACGTGATGCCGCTGGTCACGGGCGAGACGTTGCGCGCCCGACTCGCGCGCGAGCAGCAGCTGCCGCTCGAGGACGCGCTGCTGGTGGCGCGCGAAGTCGCCGATGCGCTGGCCCATGCGCACTCGCAAGGCGTGATCCACCGCGACATCAAGCCTGAGAACATCCTGCTGCAGGGCGGGCACGCTGTGGTGGCCGACTTCGGCATTGCGCTGGCGGTGCAGACCGCGGGCGGTGCGCGCATGACGCAGACCGGGCTCTCGCTGGGGACGCCGCAGTATATGAGTCCCGAACAGGCGATGGGCGAGCGCACGATCGATGCGCGCAGCGACATCTACGCGCTTGGTGCGGTGACCTACGAGATGCTGACCGGTGAGCCGCCCTTCGCTGGCGCGTCGGTGCAGAGCATCGTGGCGAAGGTGCTGACCGAGAAGCCCGTCGCACCCACGGCATTGCGTGATACGATTCCGCCGCAGGTCGAAGCCGCCGTGCTGCGCGCGCTCGCGAAGCTGCCGGCCGATCGCTTCGCGACGGCTGCGTCGTTCAGCGAGGCGTTGCGCGCGCCGAGCCCACCGACGGTCGCTGGCGCCGCGCCCTCGCACAGCGGAGCGCCAGCCGCAGCGTCCATGCGCGCGGCGCGCTGGCCGCTCGTGGCCGGTGTCACGGTGGCCCTGCTCGGGCTCGCGGGTGGCGCGTGGCTGGGTGCCGATCGTGAAGCGGGCGCGAGCGGTCTCGCGCTGCCGCTCGTGCTGGAAGTCGACGGGCGCGGTCCTGACCTGCGGCGCTTCACCGTCTCATCAGACGGCGAGGCGGTCGCGATCGCCATGGATGACGGCATCGCGGTACGCGAGCGGGGATCCCGCGCATATCGCCTATTGCCCGGCACCGATGGTGCGGAGTCGCCGTCGTTCTCCCCCGATGGCGCGTGGATTGCGTACTCCGCCAGCGGAGCGCTGCGAAAAGTCTCGATGCGCGGCGGGGCACCGATCGCCGTCCTCTCGGCGGACACACTCGATGGAAGCCGGGTGCGGTACGGACGGCAAGGGCAACTGGCATTCGAGGGACGCGGTGGCCTGTGGGTCGTCTCGCCCGATGGCGCCGAGGTTCGGCGCCTGGTGACCGCTGCGGATGGCTCGGCGCCGCGCTTCACGCCCGATGGCCGCGGGTTGTTCTACGTGGACGAGCGGCAGGGCAGCCGTCTGATGTACTACGACCTCGAGCGCGACGACACCACGCAGGTGCTCGCGCAAGCGAGTGAAGGTGAACTCACCGACGACGGCTACCTGCTCTTCGGCCATCCGCAGGGCGGCCTGTTCGCGGTAGAGTTCGACCAAGGGGCGCGGAAGGTGGTGGGCGCGCCGGTGCCGATCGCCGCCGACATGGCCGTCAGTTCCGCCATCAGCCCGTTCGCCGTCACGGCGCGCGGCCTGCTGGTGTATCTGGTGGGGTCGGACCCTGCGGTGCGCATCGTGGTGCAGTCAGCCGGCGGTCGCTTGGACACCCTGCCGCTGCCGCCGCAGACGGTGTCCTACCTTCGCTTCTCACCGGATGGATCCCGGCTTGCCCTTACGCGCGGTTCCGCGCGCGGCTCGCTCCGCGAAACGCAGATCTATGATTTCGCCTCGAAGACGCTGACGCGGTTTGCCGCGGTCGGCGGTCCGCATGCCCCCGTGTGGTCTCCGGATGGGCGTGAGTTGGCCTTCACCGCCACCGATTCCGCGAGCGACGCCGAGGATCTCTTCGCGCAACCGCTCGATGGATCGTCGCCCGTCCGCCGCCTCGCGCGGCGACCGGGTGACCAGCACGGCTTCAGTTGGGTCAACGACTCGACGCTGGTCTTCGCCGACGGGAGCCCGGCCAACGCGATGCGAGGGCACTCGGCGATTGTGGTGCTGGATCCGCGACGCGAACGGTCCGAGCGCGATTTCCTGCGCGGCGCCTACAACGGGTTGATGCCGGCGGTCTCGCCTGACGGACGCTGGATCGTCTACGCCAGCGACGAAGGTGGACCCACCGAGGTGTATCTCCGACCGTTCCCGGCCGTCGGTTCCGGTGCGCAATGGAAGCTGTCGTCGGGATATGGCTTCGCACCGCGCTGGTCGGGCGATGGACGCAGCGTGTACTACGTCGCTGCCGGGGGCCGAGACCGCACGATACCGAGTCTCTTCCGGGTCTCGGTGTCGTTGGGTGCCAATGTCGCGGTCGGTACGCCGGTCCGTGTGGCGGTGCCGGAAGGGCTCGTCGGCAACTGGGATGTCGATCGCGCGGGGCGGATGGTGTTCGCCGTGCGGGAAGGCGAGGGTGACACCCAGCTCATCGCCATTCCTGACTGGCGCGCGCTACTACGTTCGCAGCGCTAG